A portion of the Cryptomeria japonica chromosome 5, Sugi_1.0, whole genome shotgun sequence genome contains these proteins:
- the LOC131034227 gene encoding uncharacterized protein LOC131034227, with translation MEFDYRKGGSNRGQMGGGGGAAPYDVSRPMYKQPYGVSPYAQAPNSYYPTVGQSSGPPISRPPPPVPVSSSTSSLSSGTGIRVAIKPEYRITPPPQLSPQLGEIPRSTFQFDFDFERKILAEAEKGSQNWNRIALESPSRQKSEPNSLGSVDDQIINKYVAMGLNREAVSLAVTSFGDDQNKVREFVTSYSLLREMGFPSHTVAGVLAMYDNDRDKALAHFLSNPS, from the exons ATGGAGTTTGACTACAGGAAAGGAGGATCAAACAGAGGTCAaatgggaggaggaggaggagcagcACCATATGATGTGTCGAGGCCAATGTACAAACAACCCTATGGGGTGTCTCCATATGCCCAGGCTCCTAATTCTTATTACCCCACTGTTGGTCAAAGTTCTGGCCCTCCCATCAGCAGGCCGCCTCCTCCAGTTCCCGTTTCTTCATCGACCTCTTCTTTATCAT CAGGAACAGGCATCAGAGTTGCAATAAAACCAGAATACCGAATCACGCCTCCG CCGCAACTGTCACCTCAATTGGGAGAAATACCTCGAAGCACTTTccagtttgattttgattttgagagGAAGATACTAGCAGAGGCTGAAAAGGGAAGTCAAAACTGGAACAGAATTGCATTAGAAAGTCCTTCTCGGCAAAAAAGTGAACCGAATTCCTTG GGTTCTGTTGATGATCAGATAATTAATAAGTATGTGGCAATGGGGCTCAATAGGGAGGCTGTATCGTTGGCTGTGACAAGTTTTGGTGATGATCAAAATAAG GTTCGGGAATTTGTTACTTCATACAGTTTACTGCGGGAGATGGGCTTCCCTTCACATACTGTTGCTGGGGTGTTAGCCATGTATGATAATGACAGAGATAAAGCACTGGCACATTTTCTAAGCAATCCATCATAG